CCGAGCTGGCGGCAATGTCAGCCTTTTCGATGTCCGCCACCACCGGCGGAAATAACGACTCGCGATCTTCGCGGATCTGCGCTTTGCGCTCCCGCGCCTGCGCCGCGGTTTCTTCCAGCGTGTAGTACTCAAAGGGTGACCAGTCGATCACGTGCAATAGGTGCATGTCCGCGTCGTGGCGCCTGGCCAGGATTTTGGCGAAATGGACTGCCTTCAAGCTCGCCTCGCTGCCGTCATAACCCACAATAATGACGGATCTCGCTACGCGCTTTGCCATCGGTTGTTCTCCGGTTCTGGGCAATGGGACCGCGGTCTTAGAGGCCGCGGGATAGTCGCTGGAGGGTTTTGTCCCAGGAAACCGCATCGATCCGACAGCGGTTTCAACCAGCGTCCCTCAGCCTAGCAACGGTGGGTTTGCCGCGCAGTCCGTCCAGACCACTAGTTTGCTAGGGGTTTCTCCTGAATTCCTCAGACCCTTTAGATGACGAAGCTGAGCCCTTCGAAGCGGCGACCAAAGCGCCTGGGCAGCTCCTCGGTCTGAGGTTTGCGCTATAGTTCAGACAGCCGGTGGCCAAAAGTCACCTGCTTTGGGGGATCAGTCGTCGAATTTCGTCGCCCAGGCCGGTCAGCGTGAGCCTGAATGTGGAGCAAATACGCTTCAACTACTGATACCTGAGGCAAAAGGGGTCTGCCGGTGGTCAAGAAACAGCTTTTCTTTGCAGCGCTTGCGACGCTGCTTATCTCTCAGCATGCGTTAGGTCAGCTAGCTACCGATCAGGACGGGGAGTGGTTTCCCGGCGTGGTCTGGGTGGGCGATACGCCCCCGCTGACAACCGAAACGGCGCAGCTGGGTCACGCTATCAGTCTGGACAGCGGCATTGCCCAGGGCAGCACCGTGACGGTACAGGGGCTCAATTTCCTGGAGCCTGGCGCGCTCAACATCGCTAATGAGCTGACGCTCGACGTGACCAACGGCGGCACCTGGATCGGCAGCTCGTTGACGCTGGGTGCGAGCACCGCGCTCAACCTGCAGGGCACGTTCCTGCTGACCGACAACAACCAGAGCAGCCCGCCGCGCCTGCACCAGGGCAGCGGGGCAGGCCAGATCTTCCTCTTGCCCGGGGCTACCCTCGACGGGACTTTCGGCTCCGGTGTCCAGGCGGGGGTGCTTGCGCAGTTGAACTATCCGGGCACACTTTTTCAGTGGCAGGGGGGTACCATCATTGACGGCCCGGTGGAAAACCTCGGGCAGCTAAATCTTGCTGGATCGGACCTGAAGTCTATTTTCGGCCGGCTGATCAACAGCGGTACATTGGTTCACGGGGATAGCGGCGATCTGCGGCTGCTAGGCTTTGCCCTGCAAAACGGGCCCGGCGGGGTCTACAACTTCGTTGCAGACGGCAATATCCTCAACCAATCCGGCGGCATCCTCGTCAATCGGGGAATCCTACGCAAGTCGGCAGGAGCGGGAACGTCGAATATCAGCGTGTCGGTGACCGGCGAGGCAGGGGGACGGGTCGAGGTACAGTCGGGCTCGCTGCAGTTCACCTCCGACCTGACCTTTGACGATACGGTTTATGACGTTGCTGCCGGCGCCGAGCTGTTGTTCAGCAGCGGCAGTAGCCTGGTGCTGACCTCGGACAACTCGAACAATCCGGCGAAGGTCCACACGGGCAGCGGGGCTGGCCGGGTAAGGCTGCTGCCGGGGAGTACGCTCGATGGAGCCAACGGCAGCGGCGTGTCGGGTATCCGGGCCCAGCTCAACTTTCCTGGCGAGCTGCTGCAGTGGGAAGGCGGTAGCCTGGTCGACGGCGCCATTGAGAATATCAATCAGCTAAACCTTAGCGGGACAGAAATTAAGTTTATCAGCGGTCAGCTGGTGAACAGCGGACTGGTTGTACATGGTGATACCGGTCAGCTGAATCTGATTGGCAATGCCGTGGTGAACCAGGCCGGCGCGATCTATGAATTGGTCTCTGACGCGGCACTCGTTAATCAGTCGAGTGGCACTTTCACCAACCGCGGCATCCTGCGGAAGGCCGGCGGCACCGGAGTGTCAACGATCGGTGTGGCGGTCAACGGTGAATCCGGGAATCGGATCGAGGTGCAGACGGGGTCCTTGCAGTTTGATTCGACCCTAACCATGGACGACACCGACTACGACGTCGCGGACAACGCCGAGCTGCTGTTCAGCGGCGCCAGTACGCTGGTCCTGACCTCGGACAACAGCACCAACCCTCCCAAAACTCACACCGGCAGCGGCGACGGCCGCGTGCGTCTGCTGCCCGGCAGCGTGCTGGACGGAGCTAACGGCAGCGGCGTCGCCGGCATACGGGCAAGGCTAAATTTTCCCGATGAGATGTTGCAATGGGAAGGCGGGTCGCTGATCGACGGAGCGATCGAAAATATCGGGCGCATCACGCTCAGCACGTCAGCTCCAAAATCGCTTTCGGGTCAGCTCATCAACACGACCCTGATCGAACACCGCGACGACGGACCGCTGAACATTGTGGGCAACGGGTTGGTAAACGAAACCAACGGCATCTACAACCTGGTTTCAGATGCCGACATTGTGAACGCGTCTAGCGGCAGGATCACCAACCGCGGCATCCTGCGCAAATCCGGCGGACTGGATACTTCCAATATCAGTGTGCAGGTGAACGGCGAAGCGGGCCAGCGCGTCGAGGTGCAAAGCGGCACGCTCCAGTTTGACGCGCTGGCCACCTTTGACGACACCGCCTACGTCGTCGACACCGACGCTGAGCTGGTTTTCGGTAGCGGCAGCAGCCTGCTCCTCACGTCAACCAACCGAACCGATTCGCCTCCCGTTCACACGGGAAGTGGCGGTGGCACGGTGCGCCTGCTGTCTGGCAGCTCGCTCGACGGCACCGCCGGCAGTGGCGTGGCAGGCATCCGGGCACAGCTCGATTTCCCAGGGGCCATGCTGCAGTGGGAGGGTGGTTCGGTGATCGACGGTGCCATCGAAAACCTGAATCAGATCAACCTCAGTGGGGCTGACACCAAGTCGATTTCTGGCCAGCTGATCAACAGCAGCCTAATCGTGCACAGCGGCGCGGGGCAGCTGAACCTTGTCGGCAACGCGCTGGTGAACCAGGTGAGCGGCATCTACGACCTGGTTTCTGACGCAGATATCGTCAATTCATCCGGAGGCATCATCACCAATCGGGGCACGCTTCGAAAGAGCGGCGGCGCCGGCGTATCAGCGATCAACGTATCGATTAACGGAGAGTCTGGAGGGCTCGTTGAGGTGCTGTCGGGCTCCCTGCAGTTCGACGGACCGCTCCAGTTTGACGACACCGTGTATTCCGTCGCGACTGGTGCTGAGCTGATGATCACCAATACGCTTACGCTGACTTCTGACAACTCCCTCAGCACGCCAAAGCTCCATAGAGGCGTTGGCAACGGCCGAATCCGGCTGGTGCCAGGCAGTAGACTCGACGGCACCTTCGGCAGCGGCGTTTCCGCCGTGAGGGCCCGACTCGACTTCCCCGGCGATCTGCTCCAGTGGGAGGGGGGTACTCTGGTGGACGGCGCTGTTCAGAACATTGGCCAGCTTAATCTGAGCACCGCTGATCCGAAAACCATTTCGGGTCAGCTGCAAAACCAGGGCCGAATCGTTCATGACGGGTCTGGTCCGGTCAATCTGTTTGGTAACGGCCTCGTCAATGCCGCCAGCGGCGTTTACGAACTCATAGCTGACGGCGGAATTGTCAACAGCTCGAGCGGGCTGATCACCAATCGCGGTGAGCTGAGGAAAAGTCAGTCCAGCGGAACGGCTGCCATTAACGCAACCTTGGCCAACGAGGGAGGGCTGGTCGTCGCTGACGCCGGCACGCTCGATCTGACCGGGCCGGTGACTTTTGCGTCCGGCGCGTTTCAGGTGCGCGACGGCGCGAGCATCAGTTTCAGCCAGGCACTAAACGTACCGGCTGACGGCATCATCGGCGGCACGGGCACTCTGGATTCAACGAGCTTCAACGTCGCAGGTACGGTCGACCCGGGTGAGGATGTTGGCGTCCTGACCATTACCGGGGATCTGGACCTGCAGCCCGGCTCCACGACGGTGATCGAGATCGACGGGCTCAGTCAACACGACGTGGTTAACGTGTCCGGTATGGTCACGACGGACGGCGGTTTTGACGTGCGGTTTGGGGGTGGCTTTGCCCCGGCGCTGGGCGATCAGTTTGTGATCGTCACAAGTTCCGGTCTGCTCGGCTCCCTCGACATTGCCGACTTTACGATCTCCGGACTCCAGCCTGGCGCCGACTTCAGCGTCACCGACGTCGGTGGTTCCGTAGTGCTGGAAGCGCTCAGCGACACCGAGCCGGGCGACACCCTGACCGACGTGCCGCCGCCGGTACCTCTGCTGCCCGGAGACGCGTTCGGCAGCGTGGTTGACGTCGACGGCAACGTGCTGGTGGTGGGTTTACCCGGCATGAACGGCGGTGAAGGCGCCATTGCGATCTACCTCGTTGAGGGTGGTGAGGCGGTGCTTGACGCCATGCTGCCGGTGCCTGACGGCTTTAGCGCCAGTGGCTTTGGATCGACGCTGGCGGTCAGCGGCGACACCATTGTGGTGGGCACCGACGGCGGCGAGCCGGCCACCCAAAAGATTGCCGGCGCCCTTGCGGCCGCCATTTTTCAGCGGGCGGCCAACGGCGGGTTCAGCTTCAAGGAGCCGCTCACCGCACCCTCATCGACCGCCGGAGATCGCTTCGGCTCGGCGGTGGCCATCAGCGGCGATACGGTGGTGGTTGGCGCACCGGAAGACGGGGAAGACGAAACCACCCCCTCGGGCGCCGCCTACCTGTTTAACCGAAACAATCGCGGTGCGAGCTTTAACCGGACCAACAAGGTTAAACCGGCCAACCGCAACACGGCCGCGCGCTTTGGTCAGGCGGTTGCCATCCGCGGTCGAACCATGGCGGTTGGCTCCCCGCGCGCCAAGCCCAACGATCCCGGCACCACCTCGGGGTCCGCGAGCATCTTTGACGTGGTTCGCGGGGCGGCTACGCAGGTTGCCACCGCTACGGGCTCCAACTCGGATGACGGTGCAGAGTTTGGTGCGTCGGTGGACGTCGGTGCTGACGGTACGGTGATCGTAGGCGCGCCGATGGAGACCAGCGGGCAAAGCCGGATTGGTGCTGCCTATCTGTTTGGCCGCCAGGGTGAGGTGTTCCAGGAAACCGATCGTCTCCAGCCTGAGGAGCCGCAGCCAGACGGCGAGTTTGGAAGATCGGTGGCCATCGACCCCACCGGTATCGTGGTCGGCGCGCCCAAGTCGGTGGCGGAGCTGATCGCTGCCGGAATTGTCCATCGCTACAACCGCCAAACGAAGCAGGAGGGAGGGACGCTGCGCGGCAAGACCGGCCAGACCGGCTTCGGCACATCCGTGTCGATCGCGGACGGCCGGATCGCAATCGGCTCGCCAAACACGGCCCAGTTTGCCGGTTCGGCCAGTCTGTTTCTGGATCAAGGCGGGGTCTTCCGAAGCGGCTTTGAATAGGTCCACGAGCGGAATGTTGCGTTGCGGGTCCGGCCTTGGGTTGAGATGATCTCAGTGATATCACCGATAGGGTCGTCCCCATGAATCAGCAGTCGCGCTCTGGACCTCTTCGTTTCGACGGATCTCGCAACCGAGCTTTTTGCTTAAGTCTGCTCATTCTCGCGCTGAGCGTGTTGAGCAATCCTGGCGTCGCCGCAGAAGCGCCTGACGGAGAAGGGGCGCCGGTTCCGACAGGCTGTGACCTGCTGGCCGCCCATCCCTCAGATCCGGACAAGATCACCGAAGGGCTGAAGACGGCTGAGGTGATGAAACACCTAGACTCGGCGATCGCCACCTGCCGCCGCGACGCTGCGCTGTATCCGGACCAGCCTCGCCTGACCTACTACCTGGGTCGCTCTCAGTTCTATGCCGGCCAGGCGGAAGCGGGCTATACCAGCGTGAAGGCCGCTGCAGACGGCGGGCACGAGCAGGCCCAATTTGTCGCCGGGCTTTTGGCGTTGTCGGGCGCGGCCACCGGCGCTGCGGACCCATGCCTCGCGCTCGATTTTTGGGAAAAAGCCCGCGCGCAGGCCCATTTTGCCGCCACGGTTAGCGTGGCGGCTCACCAGAAAATGGATACCTTCGCGACCTGTCAGCAGCCCGATGCCGCGTCGGTTAGGGCGAGCGTGGAGGCCTTGTCGGGGCATCGCTATGCCGGGGAGTACTACAACCAGCTCCTCCTGCAGGTGCTGGCGCTGGCTGACTGACGTCTCAGGTGGGCCGACCGCTTGGTGTCAGCCCTGCCAATCATGGTTATGCCTCGACCTCAAACGTCAGACCGGCGTTAGCCTGGAGGCGCGCCAGGAGCGGGGCGCCCATGGCGGAAGCAGGTGTCCAGAAACCCCCTTCGGTCACCACCTCGTCTTTCGCCAGGCACACCGCGGCCTCGCCCAGCATTTTGCTGGTCGAACCGTAGCCGGGATCCCGGTCGCCTTTCACCCGAACCCGAATCGAAACCTCGCCGTCGTTTTTTCCGATCAGCACAATATTGAAAAAGCCATGGGTGCGTTCGTGCTCATTGGGGCCTTCACCGGGGTCTGGCAACACAAATCGCTCCAGCACCCAGCGGCTGGGTGGGATAGCGGCGCCAATCATCAGACCGCTCATGCCTGCGGTTAACGCGGCGCCCTTCATCCAGCCGCCCAGGCCCCGCCCGACGATCACCGCTTCGTCGTAGCGAAAGTCTCGGCCGTACGGAAAGCCGGCCACCGCGTTGCCGCGCCGAACAATTTTGGTGTTGATGCCCGCCATAACAAACGGGCCTGTCCAGCCGGGGACGTCCGGATCGAACTTCAGGCCGTTTTGATCCCTGCCGTCGCGTCCCCGCTCCTCGTCTCGCGGATAAAGGCTGTAGGGATTGACCAGAGCGCGGGCCGTGTCACGGTCAGCGCGGGCCTCAGAGACGGCGTTCATCAGGCTGGCGGCGGTGCCGCCGCTGGCGCCGCCTTTGGCTGCCTTGAGACGGAATTTCACCTGATCGCACGGCTGGCCGTTTCGCTCGGATGCCGCTTCCTGCAGAAAATACACGCCAAGATCGGACGGAATCGAATCAAAGCCACAGGAGTGCACGATGACCGCACCCGACTCCTGAGCGGCAGCCTCGTTAGCGTCGATCATGCGCCGAATCCACTGCGGCTCACCGGTCAGGTCACAGTAGTGAGTGCCGCTGGCGGCGCAGGCTGCCACCAGGTCGTCACCGTATTTGGCGTAAGGGCCGACGGTAGTGCAGACCACGCGGGT
The Pseudomonadota bacterium DNA segment above includes these coding regions:
- a CDS encoding universal stress protein, with the protein product MAKRVARSVIIVGYDGSEASLKAVHFAKILARRHDADMHLLHVIDWSPFEYYTLEETAAQARERKAQIREDRESLFPPVVADIEKADIAASSEVVFGNPPQVVARTAKKMNALMVVVGRRGTSRLRRLLMGSVASSVANHAECPVVVVP
- a CDS encoding saccharopine dehydrogenase NADP-binding domain-containing protein, with translation MDKPYDLVLLGATGFTGQLVAEYLNERYGLGGDLRWAVAGRSSAKLDELKKSLGADELPTLTADSGDRQSLDELCQATRVVCTTVGPYAKYGDDLVAACAASGTHYCDLTGEPQWIRRMIDANEAAAQESGAVIVHSCGFDSIPSDLGVYFLQEAASERNGQPCDQVKFRLKAAKGGASGGTAASLMNAVSEARADRDTARALVNPYSLYPRDEERGRDGRDQNGLKFDPDVPGWTGPFVMAGINTKIVRRGNAVAGFPYGRDFRYDEAVIVGRGLGGWMKGAALTAGMSGLMIGAAIPPSRWVLERFVLPDPGEGPNEHERTHGFFNIVLIGKNDGEVSIRVRVKGDRDPGYGSTSKMLGEAAVCLAKDEVVTEGGFWTPASAMGAPLLARLQANAGLTFEVEA